Below is a window of Neospora caninum Liverpool complete genome, chromosome Ib DNA.
AGTTGTGTCCTGGAGAGAGCTGAGGAACATGTCGATAATGTCCGGGTACTTTTGCGTGATCTCCTCCAAGTTCCGGCTGAACAGACGCACGCGACTCGGAGAGATCTTCCGCACCGACCCTGCAGGCCCAGTCCCagttccctcctctcgcgacgcagaaacaggCGAAGCCGGAGAAGCTGTGGAAGGACAGAGTCCCGGGGTCTTCTTGGCAGCTTGCTCCGCCACCAAGTGCAGCTGAATGCGTTCGCCGTCGTACTTGAATTCACACGTGAACTCAGTGTGTTTCAGGCGCTCCACGACTTCCTCGAACCCGCGCGTCGGCCGCGCCAACATGGGCTGCAGAGGAATCCCGGGCGTCGCGACACACAACGCGGCGAGCGCATCTGCATCTGCCCCGCGGAGAAGATGCGCGACGACGATTTCCACGTTCGGAACCTCGCACAGCGCTCGACGCACACTCTGCTCCATCCGCGACAAGTGACTCTCCAACTCAACTGCACTCATTGCAGAAGGtaaagacgacgaggaagaggaggaagaggagggagaggagggagaggaggaagaagacaaagagggcGACTCCTGGTTGCTTTCTGTTTGAGGAACGTGACGGCGCGTGTCACCGACAGCGGGGGAACCGTCGCGGGCGTTGTGGGTGAGGAAGCatgcgaaggcgagggccTGGAAAGGAAAGCAATCAATTGTCgggtctcctgcgtcttccgcacTCTAAACCGAACCTCTCTCTTTCAAAATTCGTTTTCTCGAGACGGTTCTGTGTAGCCACTGCGGCTTTCCAGCTCGGGATGCGACAGTGGACTTGAGGCCGAGCCGCACAAAACCCGGCGTTTTGTTCTGCCGGATTTTTTTGCAAATATTCGGCCCGAGTTTGGCGTTTCGCCCCCCACTGGCCTTTCCGGCTCGGTCTCTCTTTAAAGAACCGATGGCGGTCTCTTTACGTGTTCTCCGAATAAAGTACGACTCTGGCAGATGTGCACCCACACGTCCTCCCGTCTTTACCTCCAAAAAACTGTTTGTCAACAACACTCCTCCAGCTAGACCACAAGATACACTCTACGTTTGTGTCATCTCTACGCATCTgcactcatatatatatatatatatatatatatatatatgcattcatacatatgcattaatatatatatatatatatatatgtatatgtacatatgtatacctTCGCGGAGTTACCCTTggcgagacgagagatgTGCATGTGAACTCCCAGAGGCACGCCAGGATATACAAAAGTAGGCAGAAGTCAACGCTTTACCTGGTACACTGTGGCAGTGGATGCTCCAGTTCGCATGCGTTGCTGGAGGAAACGAATGATGTACTTGGGCTCGGCGCCTTTGCCtccgacgagaaggcgcttcAATAAGTCGCGTTTGTGTAGCTGACTGTCTTTCCCCGCGCATTGGCTGATCGCCTTCAGCTGGTCAAACACGCCGTCGATGgtgaggcgaggcggcggaaagAGAGTCCGCGTTTTGCATGAGCTCCGCTCCGCAACGCGTCCCAAGTCTTCAGTGTGTTGCAGCTCTgcaaaacggaaaaaacacGTGCCGAGACAACGCATAAAAGCGCCAGGCCATCTGCGCCAACAAAGCTCCTCGCTCCTGCTTTCCCCATTCGAACGCGTCTCCCAAGcaccttctcttcgtcttccgcttttctgcTGTCCCCTTCGTTGTCTGCCTCCCCCTTCTGTgtgcttttttctgtgtcttcctcgcccttcttggttttctcccccttcttgtcttcctctcaaTCGGTtgcctcttcggcctcgcttcggtgtcttcttgggctctctcctcgttcgcaGAGACCGGGGAGCTCGCGGtgagtggagagaaacccgctgtttctgcctcgttGGCACCCAGCGACAGACGCGGACGTCTCGCTCGTCCTCCGGCAGTGTTTCACTTACCTTTCTTCAGGTGCGCCTCTGTGCGGCCGTAGGTCTCAGCCATGGCCTTGAGGATCAGCGACTCGCCGACGCCAACTTCTTGCCCGAGGTAGTCGGGCGCAACTTTGTTCAGGCAAACGTAGATCGCTTTGTACAGCGTCTTTGGTTCGTAGAacagcagaaggcgaaacaggTTGGTGAGAATCAccgtctgtttcttgttGCTGCCCGTTCCGCTGGCCTTCATCTGTTCAATCTTGTCGAACGCGTTCACGAGAACCTCGAATCTGACAAATCCGCAGAACCACGCCACCCCAGTGTCGCGTTCTTCATTTACGCGCCAAAATGTCGTCGCCGCCACGGTACCCTTacccgtgcatgcacgcccgCTTGCGTCCCCTCGCGCGCACAGAACGACGCAAAAAGTCCATCTGCTGCAAGCGCACGTACGCGTCTCGATGAAGAAGGCACGCGTGCACTTTGATGGATCTCTACACAGGTCGAGACGCACAGAAAACCGAGAGATGCAAACGAGACAcatgtttgtgtgtgtttatGAAGAACAAAGGACCCGCGCGCGGTCCACACGCAGAAGGGTTGTCTTCAAACGAAAAACGCTTACAGAATGGGAGGCGAGTCCTCCACCTGTGCCTTTTTCGTGTTGCGCTCCGCCTTCTGGGCGGAAATGCTGTCGAGAGGGACGTGCGAAGGATCAAACAGCGGAGAAGCAAGATCGCATGAAGGCTCCTTCGCCAGCACGCGACACGCAAAGAGAGTCCCCGTTTTCAActgctcgtcttcgtcggcctttttcttcctccctgcgctcttcttctcgccctgaccggcttcgtgtctcttctccttcgcgagcccgacgccctctctctggtctccTTTCTTGCACCCCAGAAGCTCCAAAATCGACTTCTTCGACGCATTCCCCGCCTCGTCTTTCCACTCGTCTTCCGAGGCCGGCTCGTCGCTGTCTGGAAAcagcctctctgcgctcgctgtcttcccagacgaggcgggagaccgcttcttcttctgtaGCATCTCCAGCGCGCGACGCCCCTCCGCAGACGACGCCGACACTGAGAACGAaacacgaaacgcgaaaTCCGTCAATGGCGGGGCGGGGAGTGAGGCGATGCACACAGCCGCGAtcggaaaaaggcgagacaaacAGGAACCACACAAAGCAACGCTTGACACAGAGCCAAAAACAAGAACAACCGACACAGAGataaagagagaaaaggggaacaaggacgagaaagagaggacacggacgagaaagagagaacaagggcgagaaagagaggacaaggaagacaaagagaggacaaggaagagagtgAACATGAGAGCAACAGACCGCCTTGCAGCCTTCTGGTTTTCTTcgggcctctctctccactgtgCGTGTGTATCGTTCCGTCAGCATGTCCTTAGCAGGCCGCAGGACAccccttctccgtctctcaaACGAAAGACTCTTCAGGATTGAATCTGCGTCTTGTCTCCCCCTCTAATGCGCCCGCGCACCTTTCTTTACATCTCCTGGCGGGTTCGCGCCATCTTGGGACGACGGCGGCACTGAGGAGTCCGAATCAATAGATTCTCGGTCGCTGTCTGCCTCGCTGatcgcgtcttcttcgtctgtgcATCCGGAAGGCACGCAAAACACACAACGCTGATTTGAACGACCGGGCTATCGAGACGCGACAGCCGGCCACGACAGAggggtgcatgcatcccGACACACTGAATCCTTGACTTGTTCTTGGCATCAAGAAAAGCGAAAATCGAGCTCTGCGGCCAGAAGCATtaccttctttttctggcggTTTGCTCGCATCATCTGCGGCctcgttcgcttcctttctcttcccgttgCCTTCGTTTACATCGTTTTCCGTGtcgctttccgtcttccttagccgccctcgccgcttctcctgGCTGGGAGCATCCGCGTCTCCAGTCTGTTTCGTGACTTCCTGGGGGTTATCTCCCTTCcgctcggctgtctctgcgcaggCCGCCTTCTTGGTCGAGCCGGGAAATTCCTGCTCGTCTGGCTGTGAGGCATTGGGCgattcgcgttttttcttcgagGGAGAGTGCGGCGcttcgcatgcaggcagAGGCCGCTTTCggctttccgcgttttctcgcacggggtcctctgcttcgcgggccgtcgcttctttcgGGCACCCTTCGCGCCTTGCAGGAAcctggcgaggagacagcggcgcaggcagcgaagacCCGGGGGCGGGGAATCCGCCGGCGTCGTCCTTTCGGCCCAGGAAACTCCTGAATCAGAAACACCAGAAGCCAGCGAGATAGACGGCTGTAGCGTCAGAAAAAGAGCGGGAAACACAACACACAACACAAATGGACGAGCAGGGAGcgaaacagcgagaaagagaggcgagtggCACACGTGGTCTAGGCACTgaggacgacagagaaacggaaagcaacggaggggcgagaaagagagaaggaagacgggaaaggcTTCGGGAAGGGGGGAAGAacacgaaaacgagaacgcAAGGCAAGAAGATGCGGACGCTGAGAAACGAGACAACACTCCCGAAGCACAAGTCCAGACGGCGGAGCGCGAGCAGCCAAGATGCACAGGAGAGATCGAAGAGACCGAGTCCGCGCGCTGTGGATGAAAAGAAGGTGGAGACGACCTTGGGAGGGAGAGATGAAACGTACAGAATCGAggtttgcttcttcgcgggGCCTGGCGCGGCTTTCTTCATCGTGTCTGACCAAAGCGGAGACGTtcgacagggaagagagagaggcgaagcgaaacGATCTTCAGAAGGCCGCGACAAGCCCacgcgcagcgaagaaaggaaaccgggggggaaagagagagacgaagtgtgtcgcggaaaaagaagaggatccgggggaaaggcaggagaacGCGGGCCAGCAGGGGGAAACAGAGTGAAACCGAGCGTAGATTTTCCTTCTAGAGGCGGGATGAGGAACGCAGaagccaggagagacagagaactgCACACCAGCGAACAGAAGAGGCACCAGGCGCAGATCGACCTCGATTTTCGTCTTAACTGCTTCTCTGAGAGCTGGAAAAGtgccgagacagaggccgCACCGCTCCAAACGCGACGGAGcctggagacgaaacaggagacagtgaagagagacgcggcggaagacaagagaaaggcCGACGAGGTGCACAGGAGAAGAGTGGACAGCCAGAGCGGcaaggagaggggaagaaagaggagagggccgcgagcagagacaggaaaggaggaagaggcgttGCGAGTCATCAGCACTCGTGCCGAGAGACACTCTACGGCGAAGAGTGTGGAGATGTCTTCTCGAGTGTCGAGTCTGGGTCTGCtgagccgcgagagacgaaaaccgCTGAGAGTCTCTAAACGTCGTCTCTTCCAGGGAAACCGATCGAAACCACGCCGACGTCGACCGTCTGCGACTCGTCCAtactccttctctccccgagGCGGAGGGGCAGAGATTGAGGGCAAGGGACACAGTGGAGAGAAGTCTGAGAGGGAAACGTCCTTACTCTCTCAGCCGGTCTTTCGAACGGGGAGGCGCTCGAACGGCCTCGAGAGGCTACGTGGAGAGTagacagcagaggcggcTCGGTTCGTCCTCAGCCACCTTGCTGCACAGCTCCACTCGGAACcgcacagagaaaggcacgaCGCGCCGCGGGGCAAGGCCCGAGcaaaaagaaggggagacagggagggagagagaagcacaagTTGAACTGAGGAAGCACCGAGATATGGCGTCGATTTTCGAACACACACGCCCGTTGAGCGAGTGAAGGTTTGGTGGTTCgctcccctttttctttccgagGCTTTTTCTGCAAGGGTGTTCTCCGCTAAACCCTTTTTCACGCTTCCGAAACCCGAGTCCCGCGTCACAGCATTCGCGGTCACAGTGGGCGACACACACCGgatttctccttttttttgcGCT
It encodes the following:
- a CDS encoding DNA ligase (Polydeoxyribonucleotide synthase [ATP])(Lig(Tk)), related yields the protein MKKAAPGPAKKQTSILSFLGRKDDAGGFPAPGSSLPAPLSPRQVPARREGCPKEATAREAEDPVRENAESRKRPLPACEAPHSPSKKKRESPNASQPDEQEFPGSTKKAACAETAERKGDNPQEVTKQTGDADAPSQEKRRGRLRKTESDTENDVNEGNGKRKEANEAADDASKPPEKEDEEDAISEADSDRESIDSDSSVPPSSQDGANPPGDVKKVSASSAEGRRALEMLQKKKRSPASSGKTASAERLFPDSDEPASEDEWKDEAGNASKKSILELLGCKKGDQREGVGLAKEKRHEAGQGEKKSAGRKKKADEDEQLKTGTLFACRVLAKEPSCDLASPLFDPSHVPLDSISAQKAERNTKKAQVEDSPPILFEVLVNAFDKIEQMKASGTGSNKKQTVILTNLFRLLLFYEPKTLYKAIYVCLNKVAPDYLGQEVGVGESLILKAMAETYGRTEAHLKKELQHTEDLGRVAERSSCKTRTLFPPPRLTIDGVFDQLKAISQCAGKDSQLHKRDLLKRLLVGGKGAEPKYIIRFLQQRMRTGASTATVYQALAFACFLTHNARDGSPAVGDTRRHVPQTESNQESPSLSSSSSPSSPSSSSSSSSSLPSAMSAVELESHLSRMEQSVRRALCEVPNVEIVVAHLLRGADADALAALCVATPGIPLQPMLARPTRGFEEVVERLKHTEFTCEFKYDGERIQLHLVAEQAAKKTPGLCPSTASPASPVSASREEGTGTGPAGSVRKISPSRVRLFSRNLEEITQKYPDIIDMFLSSLQDTTDECILDGEVVAYDVENGTILPFQTLTRRKRKGVDKDGIEVRVALFLFDCMRLNGECLLGKTLEARREKMKQAIDFQRNPLVQHATYKDISQAQEFEEFLSEAIEENATYEPSKRSLNWLKVKKDYVDGLTDSVDLVPIGACYGKGKRSGTFGTYLLAVYNPADETYQTVCKAATGFSEEALQQHHNALSEHIISHKKPYYDVSPKLEADVWFEACQVWECRAADLSISPVHTAGIGEKSPDKGIGLRFPRFLRVREDKNPEQATTSSQIVEMYTNQFRQNKAQGGKANLDRDEEEDDVSDSEKQKEEE